Proteins from one Acidiphilium multivorum AIU301 genomic window:
- a CDS encoding phage baseplate assembly protein V: protein MMEHFWNAVKGRAAALDGLSAQARFAVVASFDPAAYAARVTLQPEGVLSGWLPVLAGWVGAGWGMAAPLSPGDQVLVLGQEGDAEQAVVLGRLWSDRDPAPQAAVGELWLVHQSGSFLRLRNDGTIAMKAGTVSIEGDLMVSGEISDLSGTHGSLDTLRRAHDGHTHPDPQGGSTGTPSTVV from the coding sequence ATGATGGAGCATTTCTGGAACGCGGTGAAAGGCCGGGCGGCGGCGCTCGACGGGCTTTCGGCGCAGGCGCGGTTCGCCGTGGTCGCGAGTTTCGATCCGGCCGCCTACGCGGCGCGGGTGACGTTGCAGCCGGAGGGCGTGCTCTCGGGCTGGCTGCCGGTGCTGGCCGGATGGGTCGGCGCAGGCTGGGGCATGGCGGCGCCGTTGTCACCGGGCGACCAGGTTCTGGTGCTCGGGCAGGAGGGCGACGCCGAACAGGCGGTGGTCCTCGGCCGGCTGTGGTCGGACCGCGATCCGGCGCCGCAGGCGGCGGTGGGCGAGTTGTGGCTCGTGCATCAGAGCGGATCGTTCCTGCGGCTGCGCAATGACGGGACGATCGCGATGAAAGCCGGGACGGTTTCGATCGAGGGGGATCTGATGGTGAGCGGAGAGATTTCGGACCTGAGCGGGACGCATGGCAGTCTCGATACGCTGCGGCGGGCCCATGACGGGCACACCCATCCCGATCCGCAGGGCGGTTCGACCGGCACGCCCTCGACGGTGGTGTGA